Proteins from one Amycolatopsis benzoatilytica AK 16/65 genomic window:
- a CDS encoding glycoside hydrolase family 76 protein codes for MTSAERAAAAERAVLARHVRRLWALPGTALGRSGWPPTFGQRLHWHWNYWWQAHLLDSLVDAQLRAPDEQRARLISRFVTTVHRRNFGTWVNDYYDDIAWLGLALQRVRELRLVESTVDEALAAIGRRLHEGWTDDLGGGIWWRRGDAFKNAPANGPAAIFHARAGDRDRAAAMTRWLTETLVDPATGLVWDGIRADTGELVTYIFSYCQGVYLGACLEQAAWDEAARTVRAVAEHVAPQGIMPGSEGGDGGLFSAILARYLALAAKTLPGAEAETAARLVRQSADACWSGAVTTTGGPLFSSVWADPAGLPPGKAERDLSVQVGGWMLLEAAATLD; via the coding sequence ATGACCTCGGCGGAGCGGGCAGCGGCGGCGGAACGGGCAGTGCTCGCCCGGCACGTCCGTCGCCTCTGGGCACTGCCGGGTACCGCGCTGGGCCGCAGCGGCTGGCCGCCCACGTTCGGCCAACGCCTGCACTGGCACTGGAACTACTGGTGGCAGGCGCATCTGCTGGACAGCCTGGTCGACGCCCAGCTGCGCGCCCCGGACGAGCAGCGGGCGCGACTGATCAGCCGGTTCGTCACGACGGTGCACCGGCGGAACTTCGGCACCTGGGTCAACGACTACTACGACGACATCGCCTGGCTGGGCCTGGCCCTGCAACGAGTCCGCGAACTGCGCCTCGTGGAGTCCACTGTGGACGAGGCGCTCGCCGCGATCGGCCGTCGCCTGCACGAGGGCTGGACCGACGATCTGGGCGGCGGAATCTGGTGGCGGCGCGGCGATGCCTTCAAGAACGCCCCGGCCAACGGGCCCGCCGCGATCTTCCACGCCCGGGCAGGCGACCGCGATCGCGCCGCGGCGATGACGCGGTGGCTCACCGAGACGTTGGTGGACCCGGCGACCGGCCTGGTCTGGGACGGCATCCGGGCGGACACCGGCGAGCTGGTCACGTACATTTTCTCCTACTGCCAAGGCGTTTACCTGGGGGCTTGCCTGGAACAGGCCGCTTGGGACGAGGCCGCCCGGACGGTCCGCGCGGTCGCGGAACACGTTGCGCCGCAAGGAATCATGCCTGGCTCCGAGGGCGGTGACGGAGGGTTGTTCTCGGCGATCCTGGCCCGCTATCTGGCGCTGGCCGCGAAGACGTTGCCCGGTGCGGAGGCGGAAACCGCGGCCCGGCTGGTGCGCCAGTCCGCCGACGCCTGCTGGAGCGGGGCGGTAACGACCACGGGCGGCCCGTTGTTCAGCTCGGTGTGGGCGGACCCGGCCGGACTCCCGCCGGGGAAAGCGGAACGAGACTTGTCCGTGCAGGTCGGCGGATGGATGCTGCTCGAAGCGGCGGCGACGCTGGACTAG
- a CDS encoding TrmH family RNA methyltransferase: MTTEQPEAGPTEWGSRAEVGVGPWEGPWPDDPRYDPELLAEGDRRNVVDAYRYWRREAIVSDVDTRRHPFHVAIENFQHDHNIGTVVRTANAFAAAEVHIVGRRRWNRRGAMVTDRYQHLRHHEDVAGLLTFAESAGLALVAVDNTPGSEPVETAELPRECVLLFGQEGPGLSEAAQSVAVKVVSIAQFGTTRSINAGVAAGIVMHAWVRQHADLSKAW; encoded by the coding sequence CAACCCGAAGCAGGGCCCACCGAATGGGGCAGCCGCGCGGAGGTCGGGGTCGGCCCGTGGGAAGGTCCTTGGCCGGACGACCCGCGCTACGACCCGGAACTGCTGGCCGAAGGCGATCGCCGCAACGTGGTCGACGCCTACCGGTACTGGCGGCGCGAGGCCATCGTGTCCGATGTGGACACCCGGCGGCATCCGTTCCACGTCGCGATCGAGAACTTCCAGCACGACCACAACATCGGCACCGTGGTGCGCACCGCGAACGCCTTCGCGGCGGCCGAGGTGCACATCGTCGGCCGCCGGCGCTGGAACCGCCGCGGCGCGATGGTGACGGACCGTTACCAGCACCTGCGTCACCACGAGGACGTCGCGGGCTTGCTGACGTTCGCCGAGTCGGCGGGCTTGGCTCTGGTCGCGGTGGACAACACGCCGGGCTCCGAGCCGGTGGAGACCGCGGAGCTGCCGCGCGAGTGCGTGCTGCTGTTCGGGCAGGAAGGCCCTGGCTTGTCCGAAGCTGCCCAGTCGGTCGCGGTGAAGGTGGTGTCGATCGCCCAGTTCGGCACGACCCGGTCGATCAACGCGGGCGTCGCGGCGGGGATCGTGATGCACGCCTGGGTGCGCCAGCACGCGGATCTTTCGAAGGCTTGGTGA